One Acetobacterium sp. KB-1 DNA segment encodes these proteins:
- the larB gene encoding nickel pincer cofactor biosynthesis protein LarB, with product MNVDQLTKLLEDVKNQQCEVPAALELLKTLPYEDLSYAKVDHHRELRNGYPEVIYSPGKTLNQIKGIVENMLARSTGNILASRAERDVFDTIKSITPDAIYYEEARSVVVKREEYKTTDDYILVVTAGTSDIPVAEEAAVTAMVMGNQVKRLYDVGVAGIHRLLGNVPIINHAKVIIVVAGMEGALASVVGGLTDKPIVAVPTSIGYGASFGGISALLGMLTSCASGIGVVNIDNGFGAACMASKINKL from the coding sequence ATGAATGTAGATCAATTAACAAAACTATTAGAAGACGTCAAGAACCAGCAATGCGAAGTACCTGCAGCACTGGAGCTGCTTAAAACCCTACCCTATGAAGATCTTTCCTATGCCAAAGTAGACCATCATCGGGAACTGCGAAACGGTTATCCCGAGGTGATTTATAGTCCCGGTAAAACACTCAACCAGATAAAAGGGATTGTTGAAAACATGCTGGCACGATCCACCGGAAATATTCTGGCTTCACGGGCTGAACGGGATGTCTTTGATACGATTAAATCCATTACCCCTGATGCCATTTATTACGAGGAAGCCCGTTCGGTTGTTGTCAAACGGGAAGAATATAAAACCACTGATGATTATATTCTCGTGGTTACTGCCGGAACCTCTGACATCCCGGTCGCTGAAGAAGCCGCTGTTACTGCCATGGTTATGGGTAATCAGGTTAAAAGACTTTATGATGTCGGGGTGGCCGGCATCCATCGACTTCTTGGCAACGTCCCGATTATCAATCATGCCAAAGTAATTATTGTGGTTGCCGGCATGGAAGGAGCGCTGGCCTCAGTGGTGGGTGGGCTCACCGATAAGCCCATCGTCGCCGTTCCCACCAGTATCGGTTACGGCGCCAGCTTTGGCGGCATCTCCGCTTTGCTGGGGATGCTGACCTCCTGCGCCAGCGGCATTGGGGTTGTCAATATTGACAATGGTTTTGGGGCTGCCTGTATGGCATCAAAAATTAACAAACTATAA
- the larC gene encoding nickel pincer cofactor biosynthesis protein LarC, protein MKVLFFDCFSGISGDMVLGAFIDLGIDPAYLYAELKKLNLSGFRIEAESTMKKGISGTRCHVVLEADHHHHRHFNDIKEIIENSTLSDEVKNTALAIFMRVAVAEGKVHCVPVERVHFHEVGALDSIVDIVGAAICYHALKPDLVYGSRINVGSGWVRCAHGLLPVPAPATAEILCESNFEMYSKAIDGESATPTGVAILAELATYSPTTPSFIPEKTGYGFGGKDFGILNALRIIQGRKSESNTIMVVETNVDDMTGEMAGYVLEVLLQSGALDAFYTPVYMKKNRPGIHLTVLCVEAKLELIESIVLKETSTIGIRKYPVERTCMHRHFKKITTPLGEVTIKISQQGDITRATPEYEDVKKIARESGKSLWEVLEMVEKLK, encoded by the coding sequence ATGAAGGTTTTATTTTTCGATTGTTTTTCTGGTATTAGTGGCGATATGGTTTTGGGTGCTTTTATTGATTTGGGTATTGATCCGGCTTACCTTTACGCCGAGCTGAAAAAGCTCAATCTTAGCGGGTTTCGCATCGAAGCCGAATCAACCATGAAAAAAGGAATCTCCGGGACCCGCTGTCATGTGGTATTAGAAGCTGATCATCACCATCATCGACACTTTAACGATATTAAAGAAATCATCGAAAATTCAACCCTTTCGGATGAGGTAAAAAATACTGCTTTGGCCATTTTTATGCGGGTGGCGGTGGCTGAAGGCAAGGTTCACTGTGTTCCGGTTGAACGGGTTCATTTTCATGAAGTCGGTGCTCTGGATTCGATTGTTGATATCGTTGGTGCTGCTATCTGTTACCATGCTCTGAAACCGGATCTGGTTTATGGTTCCAGAATAAATGTTGGTAGCGGCTGGGTGCGCTGTGCCCATGGACTACTACCGGTGCCTGCTCCGGCCACTGCCGAAATTCTCTGTGAGTCTAATTTTGAAATGTACTCCAAAGCCATTGATGGCGAATCAGCAACCCCCACCGGGGTTGCCATTCTGGCTGAACTGGCCACCTATTCCCCCACAACACCCAGTTTTATTCCGGAAAAAACTGGATATGGCTTTGGCGGCAAGGATTTTGGTATTTTAAATGCACTGCGAATTATTCAGGGCCGCAAATCCGAATCTAATACCATCATGGTGGTGGAAACCAATGTGGATGATATGACCGGTGAAATGGCCGGCTATGTGCTGGAGGTATTACTGCAAAGCGGTGCCCTGGATGCCTTCTACACACCCGTTTATATGAAAAAAAACCGTCCGGGCATCCATTTAACGGTTTTGTGTGTTGAAGCTAAGCTTGAACTAATTGAATCCATTGTTTTAAAAGAAACTTCCACCATCGGCATTCGCAAATATCCGGTGGAACGCACCTGCATGCACCGGCATTTTAAAAAAATTACTACCCCTTTAGGTGAGGTCACCATCAAAATATCCCAACAGGGCGATATTACCCGGGCTACTCCGGAATATGAGGATGTCAAGAAAATCGCCCGGGAATCCGGCAAATCCCTTTGGGAAGTTCTGGAAATGGTCGAAAAATTAAAATAG